From the genome of Drosophila melanogaster chromosome 2L, one region includes:
- the Nf-YB gene encoding nuclear factor Y-box B, isoform B encodes MSNSEDSQQYLNDMLVKEEDEASGDDSDKQDGGIMLREQDRFLPICNIIKIMKVPVPQNGKIAKDARECIQECVSEFISFISSEAIERSVAENRKTVNGDDLLVAFSNLGFDNYVEPLSIYLQKYRESNKSDRNLFLDASYPHNEDGSSANDAGKQ; translated from the exons ATGAGCAATAGCGAGGACTCGCAGCAGTATCTGAACGACATGCTGGTcaaggaggaggacgaggcgTCCGGCG ACGATTCGGACAAACAGGATGGAGGGATAATGCTACGCGAACAGGACCGATTTCTGCCCATCTGCAACATCATTAAGATCATGAAGGTTCCGGTGCCCCAGAACGGCAAGATAGCCAAGGATGCACGAGAGTGCATCCAGGAGTGTGTCTCCGAGTTCATATCCTTCATTAGCAGTGAGGCCATCGAACGTAGCGTCGCGGAGAATCGCAAGACAGTCAACGGGGACGACCTGCTGGTGGCGTTCAGCAATCTGGGATTCGACAATTACGTGGAACCACTGTCCATTTACCTGCAAAAGTACCGAGAG TCGAACAAATCGGATCGTAATCTCTTTCTGGACGCCAGTTATCCGCACAACGAAGATGGGTCCTCCGCAAACGATGCGGGGAAACAGTAA